Proteins found in one Paenibacillus borealis genomic segment:
- a CDS encoding SDR family NAD(P)-dependent oxidoreductase: protein MDKIKKYIYRQVAAQKLTKEAAKEMLMELQVHPEKTVIKDQVAIIGIGLRFPDSDSPEEYWSNLCKGNISIKDFPEERLMDIPEGRRRTGNIRVKRGGYLSNIDAFDAGYYNIAPSEAKYMNPLQRVFLESATEAVQDAGYEGKRIRKTRTGVYVGVDHTSKPEYPFGEDKNNPLAITGAWTGILASRVSYVFNLRGPSIVIDTACSSGLVAVHTACKAIQDHECDMAIAGGISMELEPAFEEDALSMVASKDDKVRTFDNNANGTVWGEGVGVVVLKPLRKAVEDKDHIYAVIKGSAVNNDGTSNGITAPDAEAQEEVLMGAWEDAGIHPESLSYIEAHGTGTVLGDPIEVKGLTSAFSRYTDKKQFCGIGSVKTNIGHTVAASGMASLLKVVLSLQKRMIPGTRHFEAPNRYINFPGSPLYMVDKTREWTEEKGPRRAGVSAFGFSGTNCHMVLEEASGPETGSEAGGLEGLMLSAKTTKALLKLLEAYKGYLERNQGVSKEALSYTANTGREHHAYRIAITYEETKELKEKVTGLVQQGLRGNVEEGIFYEAAGDAAKEEKKRLTELAKQLVEEMKHGDRSPKKLKEMCTCYVKGAEVDWEGYYEGQGRRKISLPVYPFEKKRFWLDLVDNGLYHQSSWGRRNLRESDRIASSAITLVLQGNSNMSDFILREVISKRKRVITVCLGTRYSCSSTTSFIVNGSEEDYTRLFKEIGEIDIQQILHLQTLTPGAGEVESLTELQEYNARGLHSLFNLTRALLKSHNTGKILLNVITPYANPVTEAQKYINPHGGALSAMGKVIRLEHPQIQCRIIDIDGITDVQEIWKDIDREHGEYAVAYRDGHRYVEHFRSLHMVGESDQQIEIKNDGVYVITGGTGGIGLELAYYLSKKNRVRIVLINRSSFPEPSEWDSVLGLNRDEQICSKIKKMKQITNSGSRLELHCADVSDLEEMSKALHKIRNKHGRIHGVIHGAGIAGTDEFIIKKAAASFEKEMVAKIQGTWIIDKLTENDCLDFIIFISSVASIAGDAGQSAYSSANRYMDTFAAYRNKKGKRTLSINWPAWREVGMTVQHGTELQTGVFEAISIDEAITAFDVLLHQSLSNVVVGRVDRSKKGWTDRLGVGNESDHGSHGSEVIVQSVPPKECNGTEAKIWKIWSEVLESDLIGLDDDFIEVGGNSILSMNIEVKMQQHSGVKIKELDLEIYNTIRKLAAYIDGNEFIATPEKGTLVQREVLLHQWFPFNNVFYKYCFYNSLFSIVFHARGNIFPYLANDFMLYTYGKTESLADFFVSYHSSHSVRQLAALMEIDVYAESHFSNKQAEFNISESDIVMLNNYYEDIGTGISNMRPVSKLLGALEDAMRNKRPVIIWIDCFYDSNRKDTYKKHHWPHALLILENDSENRRFLIIDHDKRGSLNYKKRYTRYEDVFQAYEGFLANYKIHTKLPTYFEFHYELKELGDYESELNLSQVTYAKNILKVSEKIYTGLSDLNRFLIKIEEIVSIESQFRIHAQELIEKLNGVSDGKSMEAFRSRILWGASSPLTVQADHILAKWGQMKSIITKYYFSGKYDPEKIENVKYLLRDIQKREEEYYILVLSEMEDILK from the coding sequence ATGGATAAGATTAAGAAATACATATATAGGCAGGTTGCGGCTCAAAAGCTGACGAAGGAAGCAGCAAAAGAGATGCTGATGGAGCTTCAGGTGCACCCGGAAAAAACGGTAATTAAGGACCAGGTAGCCATCATCGGAATCGGGCTGCGTTTCCCCGATTCCGATTCTCCAGAGGAATACTGGTCGAATCTTTGTAAAGGCAACATTAGCATTAAGGATTTCCCGGAGGAGCGGCTAATGGATATACCCGAAGGCCGGAGGAGGACGGGGAACATCAGGGTAAAGAGGGGCGGGTACTTATCCAATATCGACGCCTTCGATGCCGGGTACTACAACATCGCGCCGAGCGAAGCGAAATATATGAATCCGTTGCAGCGGGTATTTCTAGAATCGGCAACGGAAGCGGTTCAGGATGCGGGCTATGAAGGGAAACGGATCAGAAAGACGAGAACCGGTGTCTACGTCGGAGTCGACCACACCTCGAAGCCGGAATATCCATTCGGGGAAGACAAGAACAATCCCTTGGCGATCACGGGAGCGTGGACGGGAATATTGGCCAGCCGGGTATCCTATGTGTTTAACCTCCGGGGGCCGAGCATCGTGATTGATACGGCCTGCTCATCGGGGTTGGTCGCTGTACACACAGCATGCAAAGCGATACAGGACCACGAATGTGACATGGCTATTGCAGGCGGTATAAGCATGGAGCTGGAACCGGCGTTCGAAGAGGATGCACTAAGCATGGTGGCATCCAAGGATGACAAAGTTAGGACGTTTGATAATAATGCCAACGGAACTGTATGGGGCGAAGGAGTGGGAGTGGTGGTCCTGAAGCCGCTGAGGAAAGCGGTGGAGGACAAGGACCACATTTATGCGGTAATCAAGGGGAGTGCAGTCAACAATGATGGGACGAGCAACGGGATTACAGCGCCGGATGCAGAAGCCCAGGAAGAAGTGTTGATGGGCGCCTGGGAGGATGCGGGGATCCATCCGGAAAGTCTATCCTACATAGAGGCGCATGGAACGGGAACGGTGTTAGGTGATCCGATTGAAGTAAAGGGCCTGACCAGCGCATTTTCCCGGTACACGGACAAGAAGCAATTTTGCGGAATCGGGTCGGTCAAGACGAACATTGGTCATACGGTGGCAGCGTCGGGAATGGCTTCGTTGCTGAAGGTGGTGCTGTCGCTTCAAAAGAGAATGATACCTGGAACCCGGCATTTTGAAGCTCCCAACCGGTACATTAATTTTCCGGGCAGTCCACTGTATATGGTGGACAAGACAAGAGAGTGGACAGAAGAGAAGGGGCCAAGACGGGCGGGGGTCAGTGCGTTTGGCTTTAGCGGGACCAACTGCCATATGGTACTGGAAGAAGCAAGTGGGCCGGAGACAGGATCAGAAGCGGGCGGGCTGGAAGGACTGATGCTGTCAGCCAAAACAACGAAAGCATTGCTTAAGCTGCTGGAAGCATATAAAGGGTATTTAGAGCGCAATCAAGGGGTCAGCAAAGAAGCGCTGAGCTACACAGCGAACACGGGCAGGGAGCATCATGCCTATAGAATTGCGATTACTTATGAAGAAACAAAGGAATTGAAGGAGAAAGTAACCGGGTTGGTGCAGCAGGGTCTGAGGGGAAACGTGGAAGAAGGCATTTTCTATGAAGCAGCGGGAGATGCGGCAAAAGAAGAAAAGAAGCGGCTCACGGAACTGGCGAAACAGCTAGTGGAGGAAATGAAACATGGAGACCGCAGTCCCAAGAAGCTGAAGGAAATGTGCACCTGTTATGTAAAGGGCGCCGAAGTAGATTGGGAAGGTTATTACGAGGGGCAGGGCAGGCGCAAAATTAGCTTACCTGTATATCCCTTTGAGAAAAAACGGTTCTGGCTTGATCTTGTAGATAATGGTTTATATCACCAGTCATCATGGGGCAGACGAAATTTAAGGGAATCGGATAGGATAGCATCCAGTGCAATCACACTAGTGCTTCAAGGTAACTCCAACATGTCTGATTTCATATTAAGAGAGGTTATTTCCAAGCGCAAACGAGTTATTACAGTATGTTTAGGTACCCGGTATAGCTGTTCAAGCACGACTAGCTTTATTGTAAATGGATCTGAGGAAGATTACACCAGACTTTTCAAAGAGATAGGTGAAATCGATATTCAGCAGATTCTCCATCTCCAGACCTTGACTCCCGGAGCTGGAGAAGTTGAGAGTCTTACCGAGTTGCAAGAATACAACGCTAGAGGGTTACATAGTCTATTTAATCTTACAAGAGCTCTTCTCAAATCGCATAATACGGGGAAAATATTACTCAATGTAATCACCCCGTATGCTAACCCCGTTACAGAAGCACAGAAGTATATTAATCCCCATGGGGGAGCACTGTCTGCAATGGGAAAGGTGATCCGGTTGGAGCATCCTCAAATTCAGTGCAGAATAATTGATATTGACGGGATTACGGATGTACAGGAAATATGGAAGGATATAGACCGGGAGCACGGGGAATATGCGGTTGCTTACCGGGACGGCCACCGATATGTTGAACATTTCAGAAGTTTGCATATGGTCGGTGAAAGTGACCAGCAAATCGAGATCAAAAATGACGGGGTATATGTAATAACCGGAGGAACTGGCGGAATTGGGCTAGAGCTTGCGTATTATTTATCCAAGAAGAATAGGGTTAGGATTGTACTGATTAATCGTTCTTCCTTTCCTGAACCTTCTGAATGGGACAGTGTTCTAGGGTTAAACAGAGACGAGCAGATTTGTAGTAAAATCAAAAAAATGAAACAAATTACAAATTCCGGCTCGCGACTAGAATTACATTGTGCAGATGTAAGCGATCTGGAGGAAATGAGTAAGGCATTACATAAGATACGAAATAAACATGGAAGAATCCATGGGGTGATTCATGGAGCAGGGATTGCCGGCACAGATGAATTCATCATTAAAAAAGCTGCTGCATCATTTGAAAAAGAAATGGTTGCCAAAATTCAGGGGACTTGGATCATTGATAAATTGACTGAAAACGATTGTCTTGATTTTATTATCTTTATTTCGTCTGTTGCTTCCATAGCCGGTGATGCAGGGCAGAGCGCTTATTCCTCAGCCAACCGATATATGGATACGTTTGCGGCTTATAGGAACAAGAAAGGCAAGCGCACGCTGTCGATTAATTGGCCGGCTTGGAGAGAAGTAGGAATGACGGTACAACATGGTACCGAATTGCAGACAGGTGTTTTTGAAGCCATAAGCATTGATGAGGCCATTACGGCATTTGATGTATTGTTACATCAATCTCTTTCAAATGTAGTCGTAGGAAGGGTAGATCGGTCTAAAAAGGGCTGGACGGATAGGCTTGGGGTTGGGAATGAATCTGACCATGGGAGTCACGGAAGTGAGGTTATAGTTCAATCTGTACCACCGAAGGAATGTAACGGAACTGAAGCTAAAATATGGAAAATATGGTCAGAAGTATTGGAATCGGACCTGATCGGATTGGATGATGATTTCATCGAAGTAGGAGGCAACTCCATACTTTCCATGAATATCGAGGTCAAAATGCAGCAACATTCAGGTGTGAAAATCAAGGAACTGGATTTGGAGATTTATAATACGATAAGAAAATTGGCAGCTTATATCGACGGAAACGAATTCATCGCCACACCTGAAAAAGGGACGCTTGTACAAAGGGAGGTATTACTTCATCAATGGTTCCCATTTAACAATGTGTTTTATAAGTATTGCTTTTACAATTCTCTGTTTTCAATAGTATTTCACGCGCGAGGTAATATATTTCCTTATTTGGCAAATGATTTTATGCTTTATACTTACGGAAAAACGGAAAGCCTGGCTGACTTTTTCGTAAGCTACCATTCCAGTCATTCCGTGCGGCAGCTTGCTGCCCTGATGGAAATTGACGTATATGCAGAAAGCCATTTTTCAAATAAACAGGCTGAATTCAATATCTCTGAGTCCGATATTGTTATGTTAAATAATTATTATGAAGACATCGGGACGGGAATATCTAATATGCGTCCGGTCTCTAAGTTGTTGGGAGCCTTGGAAGATGCAATGCGAAATAAGCGTCCTGTTATCATATGGATCGATTGTTTTTATGATTCAAACCGAAAGGATACTTACAAAAAGCATCATTGGCCGCATGCATTGTTAATATTGGAAAATGATTCTGAAAACCGCCGGTTTTTAATCATTGATCATGACAAAAGAGGAAGCCTCAATTATAAAAAACGTTACACCCGATACGAAGATGTTTTTCAAGCCTATGAGGGTTTTTTGGCGAATTATAAGATTCATACGAAGCTTCCGACATATTTTGAGTTTCATTACGAGCTTAAAGAGCTGGGAGATTATGAAAGTGAATTGAACCTAAGTCAGGTGACGTATGCGAAGAATATATTAAAGGTTAGTGAGAAGATATATACGGGATTAAGTGACTTAAATAGGTTTCTCATCAAAATTGAAGAAATCGTATCTATAGAAAGTCAATTCAGAATTCATGCGCAGGAATTAATCGAGAAGCTGAACGGAGTGTCAGACGGGAAAAGCATGGAAGCCTTTCGCTCCCGTATATTATGGGGGGCCTCGAGTCCGCTAACGGTCCAGGCAGATCATATATTAGCTAAGTGGGGACAAATGAAATCGATTATTACAAAATATTATTTCTCAGGAAAATATGATCCGGAAAAAATTGAGAATGTAAAATATCTCCTTCGTGATATACAAAAGCGGGAAGAGGAATATTACATCTTAGTTTTATCGGAGATGGAAGACATTCTCAAGTGA
- a CDS encoding acyl carrier protein, with translation MTRSEIEAKLKQIIIDTLKDEIALEHLNLEDKFEELGINSVIFIKTVVMIELDFNIEFDDSDLNVANFTDLKSLTDHVERKVNSAL, from the coding sequence ATGACTAGAAGTGAGATTGAAGCGAAATTAAAGCAGATTATTATTGATACTCTCAAGGACGAAATCGCTCTGGAGCATCTTAATCTGGAGGACAAGTTCGAAGAGCTGGGAATCAATTCAGTGATTTTTATCAAAACAGTTGTGATGATTGAACTGGATTTCAATATTGAATTTGATGATAGCGATTTGAACGTTGCTAATTTTACGGATTTGAAAAGCTTGACAGACCATGTTGAACGTAAGGTTAATTCCGCTTTATAA